A window of the Astyanax mexicanus isolate ESR-SI-001 chromosome 22, AstMex3_surface, whole genome shotgun sequence genome harbors these coding sequences:
- the ppef2a gene encoding serine/threonine-protein phosphatase with EF-hands 2: MGCGVTKGGEFHKRYDKDGNIISVRISAAITIRAAVLIQRWYRQYVARMELRRRYTWNIFQSIEYAGQQDQIKLYNFLGYLVDNFTPSSNERNLISHIFRENEVCRDIEWERFFDYRHIEVPDIYSGPRLTFPLNADQAADLVEAFRSKQQLHSRYVLQLLGETWKLLRVLPNINRISTCHSKEITICGDLHGQLEDLLLIFYKNGMPSMEKAYVFNGDFVDRGKDSIEILLILFAFLLVYPGEVHLNRGNHEDHIINLRYGFTKEVLGKYKMHGKRILKLLQKIFSWLPLATVIDQKVLIVHGGISDTTDLALVARVDRHKYVSSLRPPKRRISHSVRASVDSDMDEDLVGSKYSILNRRRASLTYARPFPARESFQHRSLQDFSSTVARTMEEELEIRRRQAAMTRPGYSMSCRNLNTSMLSPSSSDSLDAFENVQNEWKQILDLLWSDPMIPDGCVPNEVRGGGCYWGPNVTEEFLNKHSMQLIIRSHECKQDGYEFCHNRKVLTIFSASNYYEVGSNRGAFVRLGPDLVPYFIQYQANSMTREMSVRQSLRRTEHSALKVLREQLFAHKSDLMSAFQQHDKENTGLISLSDWGSAMSQVLHLDLPWRMLRSQLITTTTDDMLDYHNWFRNLAIKEKSYEHIEQTLLDTLYKHRSTLETIFRIVDTDNSGFISFEDFRQTWKLLNAYLKMEISEESINDLVVSIDTNKDGNIDIDEFMESFRLVDKNMLERGKSLFMRRSEEYDGPQDETTNQPPQTPTNKEGGFLAPP; this comes from the exons ATGGGCTGTGGAGTCACAAAAGGAGGTGAATTCCATAAACGATATGATAAAg ATGGGAATATCATCTCAGTTAGGATCTCAG CTGCCATAA CAATCCGAGCTGCAGTTCTGATCCAGCGCTGGTACCGGCAGTATGTGGCCCGCATGGAGTTGAGGCGCAGATACACCTGGAACATCTTCCAGTCCATAGAGTACGCCGGACAACAGGATCAGATCAAG CTGTATAATTTTCTTGGCTATCTTGTGGACAACTTCACACCCTCAAGCAACGAAA GAAACCTGATCTCCCACATCTTCAGAGAAAACGAAGTATGCCGTGATATAGAGTGGGAAAGATTCTTCGACTACAGGCATATCGAAGTGCCAGACATCTACTCAGGCCCAAGGCTAACTTTTCCACTGAATGCAGATCAAGCTGCTGATCTCGTAGAGGCCTTCCGAAGCAAACAA CAGCTCCACTCTCGTTATGTTCTACAACTTCTTGGGGAAACATGGAAGCTGCTCAGAGTTCTGCCAAATATCAACCGAATCTCAACCTGCCATAGCAAAGAAATCACAATATGCG GTGATTTACATGGACAGTTAGAAGACTTGCTGCTAATATTTTACAAG AATGGGATGCCATCTATGGAGAAGGCGTACGTTTTTAATGGAGATTTTGTAGACCGAGGCAAGGACTCCATTGAGATTCTGCTCATTCTGTTTGCCTTCCTGCTGGTGTATCCTGGAGAAGTTCACCTTAATCGAGGAAACCATGAAGATCACATAATAAATCTcag gtaTGGCTTCACCAAAGAAGTGCTGGGCAAGTACAAG ATGCATGGTAAACGTATCCTGAAGCTGCTGCAGAAGATCTTTAGCTGGTTGCCCTTGGCAACTGTGATTGACCAGAAAGTGTTAATAGTCCATGGAGGGATCTCGGACACGACTGACCTGGCTCTGGTGGCCAGAGTGGACAGACACAAA TATGTATCTTCTCTAAGGCCTCCGAAAAGGAGGATTAGCCACTCTGTCCGGGCTTCAGTGGACTCAGACATGGATGAGGACTTGGTGGGCTCAAAGTACAGCATTCTGAACAGGAGACGAGCCTCTCTGACCTATGCCAGGCCTTTCCCTGCCCGCGAGAGCTTCCAGCATCGCTCCTTACAGGACTTCTCATCCACCGTAGCACGGACCATGGAAGAGGAGTTGGAGATCCGGCGCAGGCAAGCTGCCATGACCCGCCCCGGATACAGCATGTCCTGTAGAAACCTGAATACGTCCATGTTATCTCCGTCTTCATCTGATTCACTTGATGCCTTTGAAAATGTCCAAAATGAGTGGAAACAg ATACTGGACTTGCTGTGGAGTGACCCCATGATCCCGGATGGCTGTGTCCCCAATGAAGTCCGAGGTGGAGGCTGTTACTGGGGTCCCAACGTCACTGAGGAGTTTTTGAACAAACACAGCATGCAACTCATCATCCGCTCCCACGAATGCAAACAAGACGGATACGAATTCTGTCACAACCGCAAG GTCCTCACTATCTTTTCCGCTTCTAACTACTATGAAGTGGGCAGTAACAGGGGGGCGTTCGTCAGGCTTGGTCCAGACCTAGTGCCTTACTTCATCCAATACCAGGCCAACAGCATGACCCGGGAGATGAGCGTCAGACAAAG TTTGAGACGAACAGAGCACTCAGCGCTGAAGGTCCTGAGGGAGCAGCTGTTTGCGCACAAGTCGGACCTCATGAGTGCCTTTCAGCAACACGACAAGGAGAATACAG GCCTCATCTCTCTGAGTGACTGGGGCAGTGCGATGAGCCAAGTACTGCATCTGGACCTGCCCTGGAGAATGCTGCGCTCTCAgctcatcaccaccaccaccgacGACATGCTGGACTACCACAACTGGTTCCGGAACCTCGCCATAAAAGAGAAGAGCTATGAG CATATTGAGCAGACCTTGTTGGACACGCTTTACAAGCACCGTTCCACACTGGAGACCATCTTTAGGATAGTGGACACAGACAACTCAG GCTTCATTTCTTTCGAGGACTTCCGCCAGACATGGAAACTCCTTAATGCCTATTTGAAAATGGAGATTTCTGAGGAATCCATCAACGACTTGGTGGTCAGCATCGACACAAACAAAGACGGCAATATAGACATTGACGAGTTCATGGAGTCCTTTCGACTGGTGGACAAGAACATGCTTGAAAGAGGAAAGAGCCTATTCATGCGGAGGTCAGAGGAGTATGATGGACCCCAGGATGAAACCACAAACCAACCCCCACAGACTCCCACAAACAAAGAAGGGGGATTTCTTGCTCCTCCGTAA